Proteins encoded together in one Puniceicoccus vermicola window:
- a CDS encoding osmoprotectant NAGGN system M42 family peptidase → MDSSVDIDQDYLKEMLLHLLRIHSPTGYTDPIVREVCSELTDLGIDFELTRRGAIRSTLPGKKGSPDRAIIAHLDTLGAMVAGLKENGRLRIVPVGTWSARFAEGARVSIFTDNTIIRGTVLPLKASGHIFNTEVDTQPCSWDNLEIRVDAHIEGIEDLRKMGINVGDFVGVDSMAECMPNGYINARHLDDKAGVAALLAAVRYLKQNDIELPVDLHILFTISEEVGSGASAVLHGDVAEMVSIDNGTCGPGQNSSEFGVTVAVGDSTGPFDYHLTHHLLHLCQNGKIPHQRDIFRYYRCDSASALDAGNDIRTALITFGVDASHGYERTNLHSLECIARLIVSYARSEMIFERQKDSLGGLQAFPETRRVGVDSVVQEESERIVQETPEAVIPEEDEE, encoded by the coding sequence ATGGATTCTTCCGTTGATATCGACCAAGACTACCTGAAGGAGATGCTCCTTCATCTCCTTCGCATCCACAGCCCGACCGGATACACCGATCCGATCGTGCGTGAAGTTTGCTCGGAGCTGACCGATCTCGGCATCGACTTCGAATTGACCCGTCGCGGAGCCATCCGCTCCACCCTACCGGGAAAGAAAGGCAGCCCGGACCGGGCCATCATCGCCCACCTCGACACCTTGGGAGCCATGGTCGCCGGATTGAAGGAAAACGGGAGACTGCGGATCGTACCCGTGGGCACTTGGTCCGCCCGTTTTGCGGAAGGCGCCCGCGTCTCCATCTTCACCGACAATACGATCATCCGCGGCACGGTTCTCCCGCTCAAAGCTTCGGGCCACATTTTTAACACCGAGGTCGATACCCAGCCCTGCTCTTGGGACAATCTCGAGATCCGCGTCGACGCCCACATCGAGGGTATCGAGGATCTTCGCAAAATGGGAATCAACGTCGGTGATTTCGTCGGAGTCGACTCCATGGCCGAGTGCATGCCAAACGGCTACATCAACGCCCGTCACCTCGACGACAAAGCCGGGGTGGCCGCCCTGCTCGCCGCGGTTCGCTACCTGAAGCAGAATGACATCGAGCTGCCCGTCGACCTACACATCCTCTTTACGATCTCGGAAGAAGTTGGTTCCGGAGCCTCGGCAGTGCTTCACGGCGATGTCGCCGAAATGGTTTCGATCGACAACGGCACCTGCGGACCGGGGCAGAACTCCAGCGAATTCGGCGTCACCGTCGCCGTCGGTGATTCGACCGGCCCGTTCGACTACCATCTCACGCACCACCTCCTCCATCTTTGCCAAAACGGAAAGATCCCGCACCAACGCGACATTTTCCGCTACTACCGCTGCGACAGCGCCTCGGCCCTCGACGCCGGCAACGACATCCGCACGGCCCTGATCACCTTTGGCGTCGATGCCTCCCACGGCTACGAACGGACGAACCTCCACTCCCTCGAGTGCATCGCCCGCCTCATCGTCAGCTACGCCCGCAGCGAAATGATCTTCGAGCGGCAAAAGGACTCTCTCGGCGGCCTCCAAGCCTTCCCCGAAACCCGCCGCGTCGGGGTCGATTCGGTGGTTCAGGAAGAGAGCGAACGCATCGTTCAGGAAACGCCGGAAGCCGTCATCCCCGAAGAAGACGAGGAGTAA
- the ngg gene encoding N-acetylglutaminylglutamine synthetase, which translates to MPEESTFEGVTLQCGWGRLIFAHTFPSPEEVARTVLEEREGQRDIAFYLNDPHLVLNQAPQELFLDPSITFRLRFADYQRSDREFAGFEVTPIQSKKEIREINRIYISHKMVPVDEDFVWHERHNPRFQYLVARRLEDGHILGVVLGVDHAENFDDIQNGSSLWALAVDKQGDLPGVGEALLRATIETMLERGRSELDLSVMHDNEGAIGLYNKIGFHKVAVFAVKCRNSINERLFVGDPPDPKFNPYAEIIINEALRRGIRMSDPDPTRGFFTLSLGGRSVTCRESLTEMTSAVAVMRCDDKSLTRELLDRKGLKVPAQQSAGESAQNSEFLAEHKRIVVKPASGEQGFGVAVDITDDADMEAAIQEARKFCDNVILESYAVGQDLRIIVINGEVVAAAIRRPAEIMGTGKHSAEDLIDRLSRRRSAATGGESKIPKDEETERCLRESGLTFQSVLEKGQIVTVRKAANLHTGGTIHDVTDTLNPVLGEAATRAAAALSIPVVGLDFIVPDEQSEDYVIIEANERPGLANHEPQPTAQKLIDFLFPHSIKPTENR; encoded by the coding sequence AGGCGTCACCCTCCAATGCGGTTGGGGGCGACTAATATTTGCGCACACCTTCCCCTCGCCGGAGGAGGTGGCCCGCACCGTCCTTGAGGAGAGAGAGGGGCAGCGAGACATTGCCTTCTACCTAAACGATCCGCACCTCGTCCTGAACCAGGCACCGCAGGAGCTTTTCCTCGATCCATCGATCACCTTCCGCCTCCGATTCGCCGACTATCAACGCTCGGATCGCGAATTCGCCGGTTTCGAGGTGACGCCCATTCAGTCGAAGAAGGAGATCCGCGAGATCAACCGAATCTACATCTCCCACAAGATGGTGCCGGTCGATGAGGATTTTGTCTGGCACGAACGCCACAATCCACGGTTTCAATACTTGGTCGCCCGCCGTTTAGAGGATGGCCACATCCTCGGCGTCGTTCTCGGTGTCGATCACGCTGAGAATTTTGACGACATCCAGAACGGTTCGAGCCTCTGGGCCTTGGCTGTCGACAAACAGGGAGACCTCCCCGGCGTCGGCGAAGCCCTCCTTCGCGCAACCATCGAGACCATGCTGGAGCGAGGACGTTCCGAGCTCGACCTCTCGGTCATGCACGACAACGAGGGCGCGATCGGCCTCTACAACAAGATCGGTTTCCACAAGGTGGCTGTCTTTGCCGTCAAATGCCGCAACTCGATCAACGAGCGACTGTTTGTCGGGGATCCACCCGACCCCAAGTTCAATCCCTATGCGGAGATCATCATCAACGAAGCTCTTCGGCGCGGGATTCGCATGAGCGATCCGGATCCGACGCGCGGATTTTTCACTCTGAGCCTCGGCGGACGCTCGGTGACCTGCCGCGAATCGCTGACCGAGATGACCTCAGCCGTGGCGGTCATGCGGTGCGATGACAAATCGCTGACCCGCGAACTTCTCGACCGCAAGGGACTGAAAGTTCCGGCCCAGCAATCGGCGGGCGAGTCCGCCCAGAACTCGGAGTTTCTCGCCGAGCACAAGCGGATCGTGGTCAAACCCGCGAGCGGCGAGCAAGGATTCGGCGTCGCCGTCGACATCACCGACGATGCCGACATGGAGGCCGCCATCCAAGAAGCGCGCAAGTTCTGCGACAACGTCATCCTCGAGTCCTACGCCGTCGGGCAGGATCTTCGCATCATCGTGATTAACGGAGAAGTCGTAGCCGCAGCCATCCGGCGACCCGCCGAAATCATGGGCACCGGCAAACACTCCGCCGAGGACCTCATCGACCGCCTCTCCCGCCGCCGCTCGGCAGCGACCGGAGGCGAGAGCAAAATTCCCAAGGATGAGGAGACCGAACGTTGCCTGCGGGAGTCGGGCCTCACCTTTCAATCCGTCCTCGAGAAAGGACAGATCGTGACCGTCCGCAAGGCGGCCAACCTCCACACTGGCGGAACCATTCATGACGTCACCGACACCCTGAACCCGGTCTTGGGCGAAGCGGCCACCCGAGCCGCGGCCGCCCTTTCGATTCCCGTCGTTGGGCTGGACTTCATTGTCCCCGACGAGCAATCTGAGGACTACGTGATCATCGAAGCGAACGAACGGCCCGGCCTCGCCAACCACGAGCCCCAGCCGACCGCGCAAAAGTTGATCGACTTCCTCTTTCCACATTCCATCAAACCCACCGAAAACCGGTAA